ATATCGTAGCTATCGGTGGTAAACCAGGTTTATATAAGATAGTAGTCAATACTAAAAGCAATATGATTGTTGAAAGCCTCATCGACAAGAAACGCATACCTGTGTTCCCCAACCAACGTATTTCAGCACTTGATATGGTAAGTATCTATACGACCGATGGTGATATTCCTTTAAAAGATGCTTTTAAAATGGTATATGAAAAGAAAAAAGATAAAATCCACCTCC
This window of the Bacteroidales bacterium genome carries:
- a CDS encoding DUF5606 domain-containing protein — encoded protein: MKLKDIVAIGGKPGLYKIVVNTKSNMIVESLIDKKRIPVFPNQRISALDMVSIYTTDGDIPLKDAFKMVYEKKKDKIHLPSKIDKQVLFTTMDELLPGWDKQRVYPNDIKKFITWYNILFDAGFDFINEENEDQQQTPLSNESNP